A genomic window from Candidatus Binatia bacterium includes:
- the fabA gene encoding bifunctional 3-hydroxydecanoyl-ACP dehydratase/trans-2-decenoyl-ACP isomerase: protein MLTYEQFRECSAFSHSDLLAHAHGRLVSDAPEGFVSRLPTPPMLMLDRIVEIASRGSKGRIVGERDVRVDDWFFQCHFLGDPVQPGCLGVDAVWQLIGFYCGWAGAMGTGRALGCGEVEFSGQIRPHDSIVRTEIDIRRFADLPAKKAALAIGDATVLVDGDPIYSVKQARVGLFQNIQYKDYPEASQLSRGGRMG from the coding sequence GTGTTGACGTACGAGCAGTTCCGCGAGTGCTCCGCCTTCTCGCACTCCGACCTTCTTGCCCATGCCCACGGGCGCCTCGTGAGCGACGCGCCGGAAGGGTTCGTCTCGCGGCTGCCGACGCCGCCGATGCTGATGCTCGACCGGATCGTGGAGATCGCGAGCCGCGGGTCGAAGGGGCGAATCGTCGGAGAGCGGGACGTGCGCGTGGACGACTGGTTCTTCCAGTGTCACTTCCTCGGGGACCCCGTGCAGCCCGGTTGTCTCGGCGTGGACGCCGTCTGGCAGCTCATCGGCTTCTACTGCGGATGGGCCGGAGCGATGGGCACCGGGCGTGCACTCGGGTGCGGCGAGGTCGAGTTCAGCGGGCAGATCCGGCCGCACGACTCCATCGTTCGCACCGAGATCGACATTCGTCGATTCGCGGATCTGCCGGCCAAGAAGGCCGCGTTGGCGATCGGAGATGCGACTGTGCTGGTTGACGGGGATCCGATCTACTCCGTGAAGCAGGCCCGCGTCGGGTTGTTCCAGAACATCCAGTACAAGGACTACCCTGAGGCCTCCCAGCTTTCGCGCGGTGGGAGGATGGGGTGA
- a CDS encoding beta-ketoacyl-[acyl-carrier-protein] synthase family protein: protein MSEYGKNRPDHERVVVTGVGVVAPNAIGARPFAAAVREGRSGIRKIPKLEELKFGCHVAGVPEGVDELAETKFASDELLAMNTGHRYGCLAALEAWEDAGLERPGIDSTEVDWDTGAVIGTGIGGMDTIGDKVVPFTDAGKVRRLGSTAVEQVMASGISARVSGLLALGNQVTTNSSACSTGTEAILEGAQRIRSGQAQRMLCGGTEGASHYVWAGFDAMRVLNRGSNAAPAKASRPMSASAGGFIPGSGAGVLVLESLPSALERGATIQAEVLGGMLNCGGHRGGGSMTAPNPDGVRRCIQGALRDAAITPEDVDAINGHLTATGADPREVKAWAQALECNGRGLPLITSTKSMVGHCLGAAGAIECVASILMLREHFIHPSINCEDVHDEIVPYADSIPHTARSLPDMKIIAKAGFGFGDVNSCIVLGSWED, encoded by the coding sequence GTGAGTGAATACGGAAAAAACCGACCAGACCACGAGCGCGTCGTCGTCACCGGGGTAGGTGTCGTCGCACCGAACGCGATCGGCGCGCGGCCGTTTGCCGCTGCCGTTCGCGAGGGGCGCTCGGGGATTCGCAAGATTCCGAAACTCGAAGAGCTGAAGTTCGGTTGCCACGTCGCCGGCGTGCCGGAGGGAGTCGACGAACTCGCCGAGACGAAGTTCGCATCAGACGAATTGCTCGCGATGAACACGGGCCATCGGTACGGCTGCCTCGCTGCGCTCGAAGCCTGGGAGGACGCGGGCCTGGAACGCCCCGGGATCGACAGCACGGAAGTCGATTGGGACACGGGCGCGGTGATCGGCACGGGTATCGGAGGGATGGATACGATCGGAGACAAGGTCGTTCCGTTCACCGACGCAGGCAAGGTCCGTCGACTGGGCAGCACAGCCGTCGAGCAGGTGATGGCGAGCGGGATCTCTGCGCGCGTCTCGGGCCTTCTCGCTCTGGGAAACCAGGTCACGACGAACTCGAGCGCCTGTAGCACCGGTACCGAAGCGATCCTCGAGGGTGCGCAGCGGATTCGAAGTGGTCAGGCGCAGAGGATGCTCTGCGGCGGCACCGAGGGCGCGAGTCACTACGTCTGGGCCGGGTTCGATGCCATGCGCGTTCTCAATCGGGGCTCGAACGCGGCGCCGGCGAAGGCTTCGCGTCCGATGAGTGCGAGCGCGGGTGGGTTCATCCCCGGTTCGGGAGCGGGCGTCCTCGTCCTGGAGAGCCTGCCGAGCGCACTCGAACGGGGCGCCACCATCCAGGCCGAGGTTCTCGGCGGCATGCTCAATTGCGGTGGTCATCGCGGCGGGGGCAGCATGACGGCACCGAACCCGGACGGGGTTCGACGCTGTATCCAGGGTGCGCTTCGTGACGCGGCCATCACTCCCGAGGATGTCGACGCGATCAACGGGCATCTCACCGCAACTGGAGCGGATCCCCGCGAGGTGAAGGCCTGGGCTCAGGCGCTCGAGTGCAATGGTCGGGGCTTGCCCCTGATTACGTCGACGAAGTCCATGGTGGGCCACTGTCTGGGTGCGGCCGGTGCGATCGAATGTGTCGCGTCGATCCTTATGTTGCGTGAGCACTTCATTCATCCGTCGATCAATTGCGAGGACGTGCACGACGAGATCGTGCCGTACGCCGATTCGATCCCGCACACTGCACGCTCGCTGCCTGACATGAAGATCATCGCTAAGGCCGGCTTCGGCTTCGGCGACGTTAATTCCTGCATCGTCTTAGGAAGCTGGGAAGACTGA
- a CDS encoding phosphopantetheine-binding protein, with protein MSEAETQVIDRVVKILAPFAKNEEALASVNPETGILDDLKVNSARLVDAVLSFEDEFDIEIADEDIDGVNTVGDAVRLIEAKIS; from the coding sequence ATGAGTGAAGCAGAGACCCAGGTGATAGATCGCGTCGTCAAGATTCTCGCACCGTTTGCGAAGAACGAGGAGGCGCTTGCCTCCGTAAATCCCGAGACGGGGATTCTGGACGACCTGAAGGTCAACTCGGCAAGGCTCGTCGATGCCGTCCTGTCCTTCGAGGATGAGTTCGACATCGAGATCGCCGACGAGGACATCGACGGCGTCAACACGGTGGGCGACGCAGTCCGGCTTATCGAAGCCAAGATCTCCTGA
- a CDS encoding 4'-phosphopantetheinyl transferase superfamily protein, whose translation MIGNDIVDFEDPEAQPTGTHPRFDQRAFSDDERKAILQSGDSVRERWVLWAAKEAAYKLLRATDPTTVFSPPRFEVTRAGPSRASVRFGDRILSVDLEIRRGSVHAVARSEGRRRIVSATARHHGADPSRSVRALAIDAVAPYLGAAPEELRIEREQGRPPVLFDKDQPIDSALSLSHHGRFVAFACELPPGAGWSS comes from the coding sequence ATGATCGGCAACGACATCGTGGACTTTGAAGACCCCGAGGCGCAGCCTACGGGGACGCATCCACGCTTCGATCAGCGCGCGTTCTCGGACGACGAGCGGAAGGCGATTCTCCAGAGTGGCGATTCGGTTCGGGAGCGTTGGGTGTTGTGGGCCGCCAAGGAGGCCGCGTACAAGCTGCTGCGGGCCACCGACCCGACGACGGTGTTCTCGCCACCAAGGTTCGAGGTCACGCGTGCGGGACCCTCGCGCGCGTCGGTACGCTTTGGCGACCGGATCCTCTCGGTCGATCTCGAGATCCGCCGCGGATCCGTCCACGCCGTAGCCCGGTCGGAAGGGCGTCGGCGGATCGTCTCGGCGACTGCGCGGCATCACGGTGCCGACCCGAGTCGGTCGGTCCGAGCTCTTGCGATCGATGCCGTCGCGCCCTACTTGGGCGCAGCGCCGGAGGAGCTTCGGATCGAACGAGAACAGGGCCGGCCGCCGGTCCTCTTCGACAAGGATCAACCGATCGATAGCGCCCTCTCGTTGTCGCACCATGGACGGTTCGTGGCGTTTGCGTGCGAGCTCCCTCCGGGTGCAGGGTGGTCGTCATGA
- a CDS encoding beta-hydroxyacyl-ACP dehydratase → MAETMTAPEILERVPQADPFRFLDEILEVDEDHIAAAVRFKEDADFYRGHFPGNPITPGVILVEAMAQAGVVAHGIYLLANQTGPGGGDGMLTLFTDAEVEFSGVVQPGERVLIEGRKVFFRHKKLRSEVEMRREDGTVVCRGTLSGMGVAR, encoded by the coding sequence GTGGCTGAGACGATGACGGCGCCGGAGATCCTGGAGCGCGTTCCGCAGGCAGACCCCTTCCGCTTCCTCGACGAGATCCTCGAAGTCGACGAGGACCACATCGCTGCGGCCGTGCGCTTCAAGGAAGACGCGGACTTTTACCGCGGGCATTTCCCCGGCAATCCGATCACGCCGGGCGTGATTCTCGTCGAGGCCATGGCTCAGGCCGGCGTCGTCGCACACGGGATCTATCTGCTGGCGAACCAAACCGGGCCTGGCGGCGGGGACGGCATGCTCACGCTCTTCACGGACGCCGAAGTTGAGTTTAGCGGAGTCGTGCAGCCAGGCGAACGAGTCCTGATTGAAGGACGAAAGGTCTTCTTCCGCCACAAGAAGCTGCGGTCGGAGGTCGAGATGCGACGCGAGGACGGCACCGTCGTCTGTCGCGGAACGCTCTCCGGAATGGGAGTCGCAAGGTGA
- a CDS encoding SDR family oxidoreductase has product MKFSSDDWALILGGSSGFGLATAKKLASHGMSICVVHRDRRGAMSRIEPEFDGIRATGAKLVTKNADALDTAVRAEILQELTGEMGAAGRVRVLLHSVALGNLKLIAPERRSSHEAVAALASELGIEGEKLSEAVDRLFEGGLDEFNTLASPPDYPSSAFLEDEDFARTIHSMGTSLLSWTQDVLARGLFAEDARVFGLTSEGNTVAWKGYAAVAAAKVALESVSRTMAVELAPYGIRSNVIQAGITETPALRAIPGSGHLKAQARLRNPFHRLTTPQDVANVICLLSTKEASWINGEVIRVDGGEHISGAAS; this is encoded by the coding sequence ATGAAATTCTCTTCTGACGATTGGGCACTGATCCTCGGCGGGTCCAGCGGCTTCGGCCTCGCGACCGCCAAGAAGCTCGCGAGCCACGGCATGAGCATCTGCGTGGTGCATCGGGACCGGCGCGGAGCCATGTCCCGTATCGAGCCTGAGTTCGACGGAATTCGCGCGACGGGCGCGAAGCTCGTCACTAAGAACGCGGATGCCCTCGACACTGCTGTTCGTGCAGAGATCCTCCAGGAGCTCACGGGCGAGATGGGGGCCGCCGGCAGGGTTCGCGTGCTGCTGCACTCGGTCGCTCTGGGCAACCTTAAGCTCATCGCACCCGAGCGCCGTTCGTCGCACGAGGCCGTCGCGGCGCTCGCGAGCGAGCTGGGAATCGAAGGCGAGAAGCTCAGCGAAGCCGTCGACCGTCTCTTCGAAGGGGGTCTCGACGAGTTCAATACCCTCGCGTCTCCGCCGGACTATCCGAGTTCCGCGTTTCTCGAAGACGAGGACTTCGCACGGACGATCCACAGTATGGGTACAAGCCTCCTGAGCTGGACGCAGGATGTGCTCGCGCGAGGCCTGTTCGCCGAGGATGCGCGTGTGTTCGGCCTCACGAGTGAAGGCAACACCGTCGCCTGGAAGGGGTACGCTGCCGTCGCGGCTGCGAAGGTCGCGCTCGAGTCGGTCTCGCGCACCATGGCGGTCGAGCTCGCGCCCTACGGCATTCGGTCCAACGTCATTCAGGCGGGAATCACCGAGACGCCCGCACTTCGCGCGATTCCGGGATCGGGACATTTGAAGGCGCAGGCCCGACTGCGCAATCCGTTCCACCGGCTCACCACGCCCCAGGACGTGGCCAACGTCATCTGTCTGCTCTCCACGAAGGAGGCGAGTTGGATCAACGGCGAAGTCATCCGGGTGGACGGCGGGGAGCACATCTCGGGAGCGGCTTCATGA
- a CDS encoding 1-acyl-sn-glycerol-3-phosphate acyltransferase: MAERVALPPRERASLALQREIGRLLAAVWVPITVALMRFGFRWRIVELACVRRRYREVRAESDAPLVVCANHLTMLDSGVIAWALGSPWWYLTSYSSLPWNMPEWRNFGNSPIRRVLVYLMKCVPVVRGSDRQDVAQVLGKVHYLLERGEVVLIFPEGGRARSGRVEVENSAHGVGRLVGELPGCRVLCIYVRGEGQDEMTDIPARGEQFHVKTSLLQPTSAKRGVRRSLDLSQQIVRELAELERQVLQEAA; encoded by the coding sequence ATGGCGGAGCGAGTAGCGCTCCCGCCGCGGGAGCGCGCCTCGCTCGCCCTTCAGAGGGAGATCGGCCGGCTTCTCGCCGCGGTGTGGGTCCCCATCACGGTTGCGCTCATGCGTTTCGGTTTCCGTTGGCGCATCGTGGAGTTGGCCTGTGTCCGACGCAGGTACCGTGAGGTTCGCGCGGAAAGCGATGCTCCGCTGGTCGTCTGCGCGAACCACCTCACGATGCTCGATTCGGGGGTGATCGCCTGGGCGTTGGGTTCGCCCTGGTGGTACTTGACGAGCTACTCGTCGCTGCCGTGGAACATGCCGGAGTGGCGTAACTTCGGGAACTCGCCGATCCGTCGCGTCCTCGTCTACTTGATGAAGTGCGTGCCGGTCGTGCGCGGCTCCGATCGCCAGGACGTCGCGCAGGTTCTCGGGAAGGTGCACTACCTCCTGGAGCGGGGTGAGGTGGTTCTGATTTTTCCCGAAGGGGGGCGTGCGCGGAGCGGTCGGGTCGAGGTCGAGAACTCGGCTCACGGCGTCGGCCGTCTGGTCGGGGAGCTGCCCGGCTGCCGCGTGTTGTGTATCTACGTTCGCGGCGAAGGTCAGGACGAGATGACCGACATCCCGGCTCGGGGCGAACAGTTTCACGTGAAGACCTCTCTTCTCCAACCGACCTCGGCGAAGCGTGGCGTTCGTCGCTCGCTCGATCTGTCTCAACAGATCGTTCGTGAGCTGGCCGAGCTCGAGCGCCAGGTCCTGCAGGAAGCAGCATGA
- a CDS encoding 3-oxoacyl-ACP reductase FabG, translating to MSAEKQVALVTGAGTGIGAACCRRLSESGFRVAVHYRSSKAPAQQLAEELDDAFTVRADLSVPEEIDDLITTLKERAGCIDVLVNNAGVNVNGPMPSMKIDDYDAVASLSRGTWYLTKCVVRRFMLRQKSGRIVNISSVVGHTGNAGQVPYTMAKAGLDAMTRSLSQELAGRGILVNSVAPGFIETDMTGELPEEIQQSILARVPLGRMGEPQDVADVVDFLATRASYVHGTVLHVNGGMYGG from the coding sequence GTGAGCGCCGAGAAGCAGGTGGCTCTCGTGACGGGTGCGGGCACCGGAATTGGTGCCGCGTGCTGTCGCCGTCTCTCCGAGAGCGGGTTCCGCGTCGCGGTCCACTATCGCTCGAGCAAGGCACCGGCCCAGCAGTTGGCGGAGGAGCTCGACGACGCGTTCACCGTTCGTGCCGACCTTTCGGTGCCGGAAGAGATCGATGATCTCATCACCACGCTGAAGGAAAGGGCGGGCTGCATTGACGTTCTAGTGAACAACGCCGGAGTGAACGTCAACGGGCCGATGCCGTCGATGAAGATCGACGACTATGACGCGGTCGCGTCGCTCTCGCGGGGTACCTGGTACCTCACGAAGTGCGTCGTGCGGCGCTTCATGCTGAGACAGAAGTCGGGTCGTATCGTCAATATCTCGAGCGTCGTTGGTCACACCGGAAATGCCGGGCAGGTGCCGTACACGATGGCGAAGGCGGGCCTCGACGCGATGACGCGGTCGCTTTCCCAGGAACTCGCGGGCCGTGGGATTCTCGTGAACTCCGTCGCTCCGGGATTCATAGAGACGGACATGACGGGCGAGCTTCCCGAGGAGATTCAGCAGAGCATCCTCGCGCGGGTTCCGCTCGGACGAATGGGAGAACCGCAGGATGTCGCGGATGTCGTCGACTTTCTCGCGACCCGCGCGAGCTACGTGCACGGCACGGTCCTGCACGTGAACGGAGGGATGTACGGTGGCTGA
- a CDS encoding TetR/AcrR family transcriptional regulator: MPNKTIPKPKTPRAERTRAAIRDAANELFLRDGVENTTVDAIVGAAGISKGTFYVHFPRKEDLLLEYGMRRLSRIRDMLPDLVHRKTFREAMNEILDEVVRGKEWGRELTGRAILEMGTSAEKLPVASLPNLILPLVELGQARGQIRTDIPTDALAHFILRSILGALRDWGLGADTLDRETALDYALTLIFDAIQPQREA; encoded by the coding sequence ATGCCCAATAAGACAATCCCCAAGCCCAAGACACCCCGCGCCGAGCGCACCCGGGCCGCGATCCGCGATGCCGCCAACGAGCTGTTCCTGCGCGACGGCGTCGAGAACACGACGGTCGATGCGATCGTCGGCGCCGCCGGAATTTCGAAGGGGACCTTCTACGTGCACTTCCCCCGCAAGGAGGACCTGCTGCTCGAGTACGGCATGCGTCGACTCAGTCGCATCCGCGACATGCTGCCGGACCTGGTGCATCGCAAGACGTTTCGGGAAGCGATGAACGAGATCCTCGACGAGGTCGTGCGCGGGAAAGAGTGGGGACGCGAACTCACCGGTCGCGCCATCCTGGAGATGGGCACGAGCGCGGAGAAGCTCCCAGTCGCCAGCCTACCTAACCTGATCCTGCCGCTGGTCGAACTCGGGCAGGCTCGCGGACAGATCCGAACCGACATCCCTACCGACGCACTCGCCCACTTCATTCTGCGGTCGATCCTAGGAGCGCTGCGCGATTGGGGACTCGGCGCGGACACGCTCGATCGCGAGACTGCGCTCGACTACGCGCTCACGCTTATCTTCGACGCAATCCAACCACAGCGCGAAGCGTAG
- a CDS encoding ketoacyl-ACP synthase III, with amino-acid sequence MHLHALGHFHPENEITNDFLEGLDIGTNDQWILERVGIRARRTTLPLDYIRTTKNQDPRAAAEAALYTNAESGRRAAEMAIERAGIDKADIGLVLAGSSVMDTAAPAEACNVARALELEVPSLDVNSACTSFFANLYMLSLMQPEKLPPYVLVVCPEAFTRAVDYTDRSSAVLWGDAAVAAVVSTHVPGRCEILHNTFESSPAGAEKVVVPRTGHFRQDGRAVQTFAIRKTTRLLGDLRDEFANDARSIHFVGHQANLRMLEAVCRFAEMPTDLHHSNVEWFGNTAAAGAPSVVSQSWESWSETDDIAMVGVGAGLSWSGCLLRFGSGEGAVSC; translated from the coding sequence CTGCACCTCCACGCTCTCGGGCATTTCCACCCCGAGAACGAGATCACGAACGACTTCCTCGAAGGTCTCGACATCGGGACCAACGACCAGTGGATCCTCGAGCGCGTCGGTATCCGAGCCCGTCGGACGACGCTGCCGCTCGACTACATCCGCACGACGAAAAACCAGGATCCACGGGCGGCCGCCGAGGCGGCGCTCTATACGAACGCCGAGTCGGGCCGCCGCGCCGCGGAGATGGCGATTGAGCGCGCCGGCATCGACAAGGCGGACATCGGACTCGTTCTGGCCGGCTCGTCGGTCATGGATACCGCGGCGCCGGCGGAAGCCTGCAACGTTGCGCGCGCGCTCGAACTGGAAGTTCCCTCGCTCGACGTGAACTCGGCCTGCACGAGCTTCTTCGCGAACCTCTACATGCTCTCGTTGATGCAGCCGGAAAAGCTGCCTCCCTACGTTTTGGTCGTCTGCCCCGAGGCGTTCACGCGAGCGGTGGACTACACGGACCGGTCTTCGGCCGTTCTGTGGGGAGATGCGGCCGTCGCCGCCGTCGTCTCGACGCACGTGCCCGGGCGCTGTGAGATCCTTCACAACACCTTCGAATCGAGCCCAGCCGGTGCCGAGAAAGTCGTCGTTCCGCGGACGGGTCATTTCCGGCAGGACGGCCGCGCGGTGCAGACCTTCGCGATCCGGAAGACCACGCGCCTGCTCGGCGACTTGCGCGACGAGTTCGCAAACGACGCTCGGTCGATTCACTTCGTCGGTCATCAGGCGAACCTGCGGATGCTCGAAGCCGTCTGCCGTTTCGCCGAGATGCCCACCGACCTTCATCACAGCAATGTCGAGTGGTTCGGCAACACTGCCGCCGCCGGCGCGCCATCGGTCGTCTCTCAGAGCTGGGAGTCGTGGTCGGAAACGGATGACATCGCGATGGTCGGCGTCGGCGCCGGACTCAGCTGGTCCGGGTGCCTCCTGCGCTTCGGTTCAGGGGAAGGAGCGGTATCGTGTTGA